The Streptomyces sp. NBC_00691 genome has a segment encoding these proteins:
- a CDS encoding 3-dehydroquinate synthase II family protein — MTDAKLCWLDIREAGAATAAVLEEAVHQKIDGIVAADPAVFAGLPPTVRKILLFENGAATVPADLGGADVVIVPGPKDGRAELEAAHPDVRFGRYVEIVDADTLEDACLAARLEAWSVLDFRDPTKIPLEIVIAAASGAPGSIVTTAADTEEAEILYGVLEHGSDGVLMRGRTVGDATALRTAATAHGGEISLVELEVTATTHIGMGERACVDTTTHFRKDEGILVGSHSKGMVLCVSETHPLPYMPTRPFRVNAGALHSYTVGQNGRTHYLSELHAGSSVLAVDVDGRTRPVSVGRVKIETRPLISIDAVAPSGQTVNLILQDDWHVRVLGPGASVLNSTELKPGDRILGHLPTADRHVGYPINEFCLEK, encoded by the coding sequence ATGACGGACGCCAAACTGTGCTGGCTTGACATCCGTGAGGCCGGCGCCGCCACCGCCGCCGTCCTCGAGGAGGCCGTGCACCAGAAGATCGACGGCATCGTCGCCGCCGACCCGGCCGTCTTCGCCGGTCTGCCGCCCACCGTCCGCAAGATCCTGCTCTTCGAGAACGGCGCCGCCACCGTGCCCGCCGACCTGGGCGGTGCCGACGTCGTGATCGTCCCCGGCCCGAAGGACGGCCGGGCCGAGCTCGAAGCGGCCCACCCGGACGTGCGGTTCGGACGGTACGTGGAGATCGTCGACGCCGACACCCTGGAGGACGCCTGCCTGGCGGCGCGCCTCGAGGCGTGGAGCGTCCTCGACTTCCGCGACCCGACGAAGATCCCGCTGGAGATCGTCATCGCGGCCGCCTCCGGCGCGCCCGGTTCCATCGTGACGACGGCCGCCGACACCGAGGAGGCCGAGATCCTGTACGGCGTCCTGGAGCACGGCTCCGACGGGGTCCTGATGCGGGGCCGCACGGTCGGCGACGCGACGGCCCTGCGGACCGCGGCGACCGCGCACGGCGGGGAGATCTCCCTGGTCGAGCTGGAGGTCACGGCGACCACGCACATCGGCATGGGCGAGCGTGCCTGCGTCGACACCACGACCCACTTCCGCAAGGACGAGGGCATCCTGGTGGGGTCCCACTCCAAGGGCATGGTCCTGTGCGTCAGCGAGACCCACCCGCTGCCGTACATGCCGACCCGTCCGTTCCGCGTCAACGCGGGTGCGCTGCACTCGTACACCGTGGGGCAGAACGGCCGCACCCACTACCTGAGCGAGCTGCACGCCGGCAGTTCCGTCCTGGCGGTCGACGTCGACGGCCGTACCCGGCCCGTCAGCGTCGGCCGGGTGAAGATCGAGACGCGTCCGCTCATCTCCATCGACGCGGTCGCGCCCAGCGGGCAGACGGTCAACCTGATCCTCCAGGACGACTGGCACGTGCGGGTCCTCGGCCCCGGCGCCTCGGTGCTCAACAGCACCGAACTCAAGCCGGGCGACCGCATCCTGGGTCATCTGCCGACGGCCGACCGCCATGTCGGATACCCGATCAACGAGTTCTGCCTGGAGAAGTAG
- a CDS encoding response regulator transcription factor: MSIRVVVAGDHQLVLEAFAETLNGTNGLDVVGLATTFEAVLPAVQRHRPTVLLLGESTMGGKALHAATEVRSHHPSCGVALMVGSATPSVVDRAVAAGALGVVPKTARLPQLITTLVGVAGGCLTVDPGLLRTPTAGERVLSVRETDVLRLTAGGATVKEIAGELYLAAGTVRNLTSAAIKKLGGRNRFDAARIAAECGLL; encoded by the coding sequence ATGTCCATTCGCGTCGTCGTGGCCGGTGACCACCAACTGGTCCTGGAGGCCTTCGCCGAGACCCTCAACGGCACCAACGGCCTGGACGTCGTGGGGCTCGCCACGACCTTCGAGGCGGTGCTCCCGGCCGTCCAGCGGCACCGGCCCACGGTGCTCCTGCTCGGCGAGAGCACCATGGGAGGCAAGGCGCTGCACGCGGCCACCGAGGTGCGCTCGCACCATCCGAGCTGCGGAGTGGCGCTGATGGTCGGTTCGGCCACCCCGTCCGTGGTGGACCGGGCGGTGGCCGCCGGCGCACTCGGAGTCGTACCGAAGACCGCCCGGCTGCCGCAGCTGATCACCACCCTCGTGGGGGTCGCGGGGGGTTGCCTCACCGTCGACCCGGGGCTGCTGCGGACGCCGACGGCGGGGGAGAGGGTGCTCAGCGTCCGGGAGACGGACGTCCTGCGGCTCACCGCCGGCGGGGCGACCGTCAAGGAGATCGCGGGCGAGCTCTACCTCGCGGCGGGGACGGTACGGAACCTCACCTCGGCGGCGATCAAGAAGCTCGGCGGGCGCAACCGGTTCGACGCGGCGCGCATCGCGGCGGAATGCGGGTTGCTGTGA
- a CDS encoding helix-turn-helix transcriptional regulator, whose translation MDEVSSLDQHTLGVYRAILFHKEHDPERLAKLLSCTTERVEEALDLLTRLSLLAPSRDSPGRMRAVNPSLGLKVLLQREERELASRQQRIEQNRAALAALAAEYTASGRSGGLDGAEHLDNVDDIRTRLESLAESCTRESLAFHPGKALTEESVEAGRPLNERAMERGVRFRTIYLDSVAGDRVTRAHAQWMAERGSEIRTSPTLPMRLLIVDTTAAVVAGLPGQAQPSALLFSSQPVVLAMRALFEAYWEHASPLNGPGDALPGGLTPQERKLLQLLASGLTDEAVARALGIGVRTERRIVADLMERLGASSRFEAGVQATRREWI comes from the coding sequence GTGGACGAGGTCTCGTCGCTCGACCAACACACGCTGGGCGTGTACCGCGCGATCCTGTTCCACAAGGAGCACGATCCGGAGCGCCTGGCGAAACTGCTGAGCTGTACGACGGAACGGGTGGAGGAGGCACTCGACCTGCTGACGCGGCTCTCCCTGCTCGCGCCGTCCCGGGACAGTCCGGGCCGGATGCGCGCGGTGAACCCGTCGCTCGGCCTCAAGGTGCTGCTCCAGCGCGAGGAGCGCGAACTCGCCTCGCGGCAGCAGCGGATCGAGCAGAATCGTGCCGCCCTCGCCGCTCTCGCGGCCGAGTACACGGCGTCGGGCCGCTCGGGCGGTCTCGACGGGGCGGAGCACCTCGACAACGTCGACGACATCCGTACCCGCCTGGAGTCCCTCGCCGAGTCCTGTACGCGCGAGTCCCTCGCCTTCCATCCCGGCAAGGCCCTCACGGAGGAGTCCGTCGAGGCCGGCCGGCCCCTGAACGAGCGGGCGATGGAGCGGGGCGTCCGCTTCCGGACCATCTATCTGGACAGCGTCGCGGGTGACCGGGTCACCCGGGCGCACGCCCAGTGGATGGCGGAGCGAGGCAGCGAGATCCGTACCTCGCCGACTCTGCCGATGCGACTGCTCATCGTGGACACGACGGCGGCGGTGGTCGCCGGGCTGCCCGGTCAGGCCCAGCCGTCCGCGCTGCTCTTCAGCAGCCAGCCGGTGGTCCTGGCCATGCGCGCCCTCTTCGAGGCCTACTGGGAGCACGCCTCGCCGCTGAACGGCCCGGGGGACGCCCTGCCCGGTGGGCTCACCCCGCAGGAGCGCAAACTGCTCCAGCTCCTGGCGAGCGGTCTGACCGACGAGGCCGTGGCGCGTGCGCTGGGCATCGGGGTGCGGACGGAGCGGCGGATCGTGGCCGACCTGATGGAGCGGCTGGGTGCGTCGAGCCGGTTCGAGGCGGGGGTGCAGGCGACCCGCCGGGAGTGGATCTGA